In Stieleria varia, one genomic interval encodes:
- a CDS encoding pilus assembly FimT family protein, translating into MSQGDPVESERPDENTRRTESQFTLRELMLCMAVVALVAAYLVTQMRLRTATTELQRLRAETGYLASSSNDQIAAVRVPSDDPLTYRFRVRVPPSGRYRIAYSSLWPENTTGPSWYAAVDLEPGESLATVRILKDPRDDRWKITTLVRSERGTKRVGTVLPGEHTDLFLKSNDRMSLSIGQDTVFADKTESLRLVDERWIVGENGLLLYGGGLPKGDQIGVFAELQPDIGPL; encoded by the coding sequence ATGAGTCAGGGCGATCCGGTGGAGTCGGAACGCCCAGATGAGAACACGCGTCGAACCGAGAGCCAGTTCACGCTTCGCGAACTCATGCTGTGCATGGCAGTGGTCGCGTTGGTCGCAGCCTACCTCGTGACCCAAATGCGGCTCAGAACAGCGACGACGGAGTTGCAACGCTTGCGAGCCGAAACCGGCTATCTCGCATCATCGTCCAACGATCAAATCGCCGCGGTCCGTGTCCCCAGCGATGATCCGCTGACCTATCGATTTCGCGTCCGCGTGCCCCCATCCGGTCGATACCGAATCGCCTACAGCAGCCTGTGGCCGGAGAACACTACCGGGCCGAGTTGGTATGCCGCCGTTGATTTGGAGCCCGGCGAGTCGCTCGCCACCGTGCGAATCCTCAAGGACCCCCGAGATGATCGCTGGAAAATCACCACCCTGGTCCGATCAGAGCGGGGGACCAAGCGGGTGGGCACGGTCTTGCCGGGGGAACACACGGATCTGTTTCTAAAATCCAATGACCGAATGAGCCTTTCGATTGGTCAAGACACGGTTTTTGCCGATAAAACGGAGTCACTGCGACTGGTCGACGAAAGATGGATCGTTGGCGAAAACGGCTTGTTGCTGTACGGTGGCGGCTTACCCAAAGGCGACCAAATCGGTGTTTTTGCAGAACTGCAACCCGACATCGGCCCCCTCTAA
- a CDS encoding glutamine--tRNA ligase/YqeY domain fusion protein yields the protein MTDASTEPNESDESRSKHFITQAIDADLAAGKASGVFTRFPPEPNGYLHIGHAKSICLNFGLANQYDGTCNLRFDDTNPSKEETEYVESIMDDVRWLGFQWDNLHYASDYFDQLYTWAEKLITEGHAYVCDLSSEETRTYRGSLTEPGKDSPYRKRSPEENLDLFRRMKAGEFADGARTLRAKIDMASPNINLRDPVMYRIMRAHHHRTGDKWCLYPMYDWAHGQSDSIEGITFSICTLEFENHRPLYDWYCKSLGIHHPRQIEFARLNLTYTVMSKRKLLQLVKENHVNGWDDPRMPTISGLRRRGYTPESIRNFCADIGVAKFNSTIDVVRLENAIREHLNAVAPRRMAVLDPIKLTITNWPEGQVEMMSATNNPEDPEAGSREIPFSGTLWIEKEDFQEEAPRKFFRLKKGGDVRLRAGYIIDCHDCVKDAEGNVTEILCTYDPETKSGEDKSGRKVKGTIHWVSAEHAVPITVRNYDRLFNVENPDVTDEGQSFLDHINPDSLSEITGLAEPALAESAIGDRVQFERLGYYVVDPDSEAADSIVFNRIVPLRDSWGKMVAKGKTQ from the coding sequence ATGACCGACGCCTCTACCGAGCCCAACGAATCCGATGAGTCACGCTCCAAGCACTTCATCACCCAGGCGATCGATGCGGACTTGGCCGCAGGCAAGGCGAGCGGCGTGTTCACACGGTTTCCACCGGAACCCAACGGGTACTTGCACATCGGGCACGCCAAAAGCATCTGCTTGAACTTCGGCTTGGCCAATCAGTACGACGGAACATGCAATCTACGCTTCGACGATACCAATCCGTCCAAAGAGGAGACCGAATACGTCGAATCGATCATGGACGACGTGCGTTGGCTGGGGTTTCAGTGGGACAATCTGCACTATGCCAGCGACTACTTTGACCAACTCTATACTTGGGCCGAAAAGCTGATCACGGAGGGACACGCCTATGTCTGTGACTTGAGCAGCGAAGAGACGCGAACCTATCGCGGCAGCTTGACCGAACCGGGAAAGGACAGCCCCTATCGCAAACGCTCGCCGGAGGAAAACCTGGATCTGTTTCGCCGCATGAAAGCGGGCGAGTTTGCCGACGGGGCGCGTACCCTGAGGGCCAAGATCGACATGGCGTCCCCCAACATCAATCTGCGTGACCCGGTGATGTATCGCATCATGCGGGCTCACCATCACCGCACCGGTGACAAATGGTGCCTCTACCCGATGTACGACTGGGCGCACGGACAAAGCGATTCGATCGAGGGAATCACGTTCTCGATCTGCACACTGGAGTTCGAAAACCATCGTCCGCTCTACGATTGGTATTGCAAATCGCTGGGCATCCATCACCCGCGTCAAATCGAGTTTGCCCGGCTGAACTTGACCTACACCGTGATGAGCAAACGAAAGTTGCTGCAACTGGTCAAAGAGAATCACGTCAACGGATGGGACGATCCCCGCATGCCCACCATCAGCGGCTTGCGTCGCCGGGGCTACACGCCCGAGTCGATCCGCAATTTTTGCGCCGACATCGGCGTGGCAAAGTTCAACAGCACGATCGACGTCGTCCGTTTGGAAAACGCCATCCGCGAACACCTCAACGCTGTCGCCCCACGCCGCATGGCGGTTCTGGATCCGATCAAACTGACGATCACCAATTGGCCTGAGGGTCAAGTCGAGATGATGTCGGCAACGAACAACCCAGAAGACCCCGAAGCGGGTTCACGTGAGATCCCCTTCAGCGGAACACTGTGGATCGAAAAAGAAGATTTCCAAGAAGAAGCTCCTCGAAAATTCTTCCGCTTGAAAAAGGGCGGCGACGTTCGCCTCCGCGCCGGTTACATCATCGATTGCCATGATTGTGTCAAAGACGCCGAGGGCAATGTCACCGAGATCCTGTGCACTTACGATCCCGAGACCAAGAGCGGCGAGGATAAGTCAGGCCGCAAGGTCAAAGGAACGATTCACTGGGTCAGTGCCGAACACGCGGTCCCGATCACCGTCCGTAACTATGACCGCTTGTTCAACGTCGAGAATCCCGATGTGACCGACGAAGGCCAGTCCTTTTTGGATCACATCAACCCGGACTCGCTGTCGGAGATCACCGGCTTGGCCGAGCCGGCACTGGCAGAGTCCGCCATCGGAGATCGCGTTCAGTTCGAACGCCTGGGATACTACGTCGTGGACCCCGATAGCGAGGCAGCCGACTCGATCGTATTCAATCGGATCGTCCCCTTGAGAGACAGTTGGGGCAAGATGGTGGCCAAGGGCAAGACGCAATGA
- a CDS encoding VOC family protein — protein sequence MTRNPVVWFEIYVQDMERAKKFYETVLQVELTQLDSPDPELEMQAFPMNMEAGGASGALAKMKDCPSGGMGTLVYFACDDCANEASRVEAAGGKICKPKMSIGQYGFIALVNDTEGNMVGLHSMQ from the coding sequence ATGACTCGCAACCCCGTTGTCTGGTTTGAAATTTATGTTCAAGACATGGAACGTGCAAAGAAATTCTACGAAACGGTCCTCCAAGTTGAGCTGACGCAACTCGATTCGCCGGATCCTGAACTCGAAATGCAGGCGTTTCCCATGAACATGGAAGCCGGTGGCGCCTCGGGCGCATTGGCAAAGATGAAGGATTGTCCGTCCGGCGGGATGGGCACGCTCGTCTACTTTGCGTGCGACGACTGCGCGAACGAGGCATCGCGCGTGGAAGCGGCTGGCGGCAAAATTTGCAAACCGAAAATGTCGATTGGCCAGTATGGTTTCATTGCTTTGGTGAATGACACCGAAGGCAACATGGTCGGCCTGCACT
- a CDS encoding phytoene desaturase family protein, whose protein sequence is MPRDFLKGAQDEYDVVVIGSGLAGMTSANILGRAGHRVLLLEQHYKLGGLATWFLRPGGHTFDISLHGFPHGMVKSCRRYWNRDIADRIVQLKNIRFDNPQFSLTTTFDREDFTRLLVERFGQPSETVQEFFDTARGMNFYDDQTTTTGQLFDRFFPGRNDIVRLLMEPITYANGSTLEDPAITYGIVFSNFMSKGVYIYEGGTDDLVKRMTRELESNGVDIRINCPVEKIDLVDGRVSAVHVGGRKIRTRAIVSNANLKTTVLKMLGEEKLDRDFIQRAKDVRLNNSSTQVYMALKEGEEIDESSGDLFFTSTAEDFRTELLLSRDITSRTFSFYYPRTRPWKTKERYAIVSSTNANWSDWADLNEADYLASKQDLVETTIDALERYIPGVRDKIDHAEAATPKTFHHYTQHEMGASFGTKFEGLGVSRELPQQVGGMFHAGSVGIIMSGWLGAINYGVIVSNEVDQLLTSEASPV, encoded by the coding sequence ATGCCACGTGATTTCTTGAAAGGTGCTCAGGACGAATATGATGTCGTGGTGATCGGCAGCGGTTTGGCCGGCATGACCTCCGCGAATATCTTGGGCCGTGCCGGACATCGCGTGCTGCTGCTGGAACAGCACTACAAACTCGGTGGATTGGCCACATGGTTCTTGCGCCCCGGTGGTCACACCTTTGACATCTCACTGCACGGGTTTCCTCATGGGATGGTCAAGTCCTGCCGTCGGTACTGGAATCGTGACATCGCCGATCGGATCGTCCAACTAAAAAACATTCGGTTCGACAACCCGCAATTTTCACTGACCACCACGTTCGACCGCGAAGATTTCACGCGTCTGTTGGTCGAGCGATTCGGGCAGCCGAGTGAGACTGTTCAGGAATTCTTTGACACCGCGCGTGGCATGAATTTCTATGACGATCAAACCACCACGACGGGACAACTGTTTGATCGATTCTTTCCCGGTCGTAACGACATCGTGCGATTGCTGATGGAGCCCATCACTTACGCCAACGGATCAACGTTGGAGGACCCGGCAATCACTTATGGAATCGTGTTCAGCAATTTCATGAGCAAAGGCGTCTACATCTACGAGGGCGGCACAGATGATTTGGTCAAACGGATGACCAGGGAATTGGAGTCCAACGGTGTCGACATTCGCATCAACTGCCCGGTCGAAAAGATCGACTTGGTCGACGGACGCGTCAGTGCCGTTCACGTCGGCGGTCGCAAGATCCGTACACGAGCGATCGTCAGCAACGCCAATCTCAAGACGACCGTCCTCAAGATGCTGGGCGAAGAAAAACTGGACCGCGATTTTATCCAACGGGCCAAGGACGTGCGGCTGAACAACAGCAGCACGCAAGTCTACATGGCGCTCAAAGAGGGCGAAGAAATCGACGAGAGCAGTGGAGATCTATTCTTTACCAGCACCGCCGAGGATTTCCGCACCGAACTGCTGCTCAGCCGCGACATCACCAGTCGCACCTTCAGTTTTTATTACCCCAGAACTCGACCGTGGAAAACCAAGGAACGTTACGCGATCGTCAGCAGCACCAACGCGAACTGGTCCGACTGGGCGGATTTGAACGAAGCCGACTATTTGGCCAGCAAGCAGGATTTGGTGGAGACCACCATCGATGCGCTGGAACGCTACATCCCAGGCGTGCGTGACAAAATCGATCATGCCGAAGCCGCCACGCCGAAGACCTTTCACCACTACACCCAACACGAAATGGGCGCCAGCTTTGGCACCAAATTCGAAGGCCTGGGGGTCAGCCGAGAACTGCCCCAGCAAGTCGGCGGCATGTTTCACGCCGGTAGCGTCGGGATCATCATGAGCGGCTGGCTCGGTGCGATCAATTACGGCGTCATCGTCAGCAACGAAGTCGACCAGTTGCTGACCAGCGAAGCCTCTCCCGTGTGA
- a CDS encoding FAD-dependent oxidoreductase: protein MYNLNPARWYGQPIALSVLVFFALMPPAFQRSVHAEPADEAPHYDIVVYGDSSGAVTAAISAKRQGRSVILINPTHFLGGMSSSGLGATDFLGRRDTFGGIASEFYDEIAKHYGQEFVRSFEAHVGQSVFDRLIKQAGVPVVFDAKLNRESGVKMEGHRIVSITTLDGRTYRGKMFIDATYVGDLMAAAGVSYTVGREPEEKYGESLAGVRRGDTQPRLHYRQGNKDHFIVDVDPYIVPGKPDSGLLPRVHKIDGLANGQGDRKIQAYNYRLCLTTDPNLRIPIEKPAGYQAIDHELLLRNFEAGDSRLPALIDPLAGSASKVDWNNMHAVGSDLDGVNWDYPEASYDKRREIEAAHELYIRGFLWTLANSPRVPEKIRTKVAQYGLPKDEFTVNAGWPYMIYIREARRMIADYVMTQADCEAKRQANDPVGLGSFGMDSHVVQFFVNEKGFVRHDGVIWHVPPKPYGISYRSIVPRIGECENLFSPICLSTSHVAHGSIRMEPVFMTLSESAAIAASIAIKMDISVQEVQYADLRPHLDASNLIVQWSQKSPAAKDPPKIDLPKVDSPKIDGSILDDTDAVLTGEWIESTFGDGYVGESYLHDNDSGKGDKKIRFEWTGLKTGLYDVDIAYTPYRNRAWNVPVVIHHANGESKVVVDQKRKPTNGGWHSLGRFAFSSQQPAVVQISTEGTDGYVIADAVRVVRVSEPDASTHTPASGLATKPNILVILADDMGIECLSAYGGKHATPNIDDLADQGMRFTHCFSNPFCSPSRASLLTGRYPFKNGLTDVLHSRRQENIFLSPAQPSFARQLKTQGYATGIAGKWHMSLLHQHNTVNAFGFDQYQVWQIFDSQGNKTRRYWQPHTNRNGSVVAEEVHDRYGPDVDVEFLMEFIQASVRQHTPFLAYFATPLPHFPWEPTPDSEDQSYRKPHNEHKGDPKYFPDMVQYLDKCVGRLLRTLQDQGVADRTVVFFLADNGTDRDLTNLWGDEKAIQGGKGTMTDRGTHVPLIVRWPGHIPAGTICKDMVDFSDLLPTLCELSGAPLPSEGIHGRSFLPQLLGNPGNQRAWVHVQHQNARHLRSQDYILNDIGEFRPVVELWEPPAQPLVDIKSDDIRTARQQLQNAFDELQNEDH, encoded by the coding sequence ATGTACAACCTCAATCCTGCTCGATGGTATGGCCAGCCAATAGCACTCAGCGTTCTGGTGTTTTTTGCTTTGATGCCGCCTGCGTTTCAACGATCCGTACATGCGGAACCGGCAGACGAAGCCCCTCATTACGACATCGTCGTATACGGAGACTCGTCTGGCGCCGTCACGGCAGCGATCTCGGCGAAGCGTCAAGGCCGTTCGGTGATCCTGATCAATCCGACACACTTCCTCGGTGGCATGAGTTCCAGCGGGCTTGGTGCAACAGACTTTCTGGGTCGAAGAGATACGTTTGGTGGAATTGCGTCAGAATTCTACGACGAGATTGCCAAACACTACGGCCAGGAATTTGTACGCAGCTTTGAAGCACACGTGGGTCAATCAGTATTCGATAGGCTGATCAAGCAAGCGGGCGTTCCTGTCGTCTTCGATGCAAAATTGAATCGTGAGTCAGGCGTCAAAATGGAAGGTCATCGTATCGTCTCGATCACCACCTTGGACGGTCGGACCTATCGAGGAAAGATGTTCATCGACGCGACTTACGTTGGTGACTTGATGGCGGCGGCAGGGGTGAGCTACACCGTCGGACGCGAGCCGGAAGAGAAGTACGGTGAAAGCCTGGCAGGCGTGCGACGCGGAGACACACAGCCACGTTTGCACTACCGGCAAGGCAACAAGGATCATTTCATTGTCGATGTCGATCCCTACATCGTTCCCGGAAAGCCCGATAGCGGATTGCTGCCGCGTGTGCACAAGATTGATGGTCTTGCGAACGGTCAAGGCGATCGCAAGATTCAAGCGTACAACTACCGCCTGTGCTTGACGACAGATCCGAATCTACGAATTCCCATCGAAAAGCCGGCCGGCTATCAAGCCATCGATCACGAACTTCTGCTGCGAAACTTCGAGGCTGGTGACTCTCGCTTACCCGCCTTGATCGATCCTTTGGCGGGCTCGGCTTCGAAAGTCGACTGGAACAACATGCATGCCGTCGGCAGCGACCTTGACGGTGTCAACTGGGATTATCCAGAAGCCTCCTACGATAAGCGTCGCGAGATTGAAGCGGCACATGAACTTTACATTCGCGGGTTTCTGTGGACGTTAGCCAATAGTCCTCGCGTGCCAGAAAAAATCCGGACCAAAGTTGCCCAATACGGTTTGCCCAAGGACGAGTTCACGGTCAACGCTGGCTGGCCCTACATGATCTACATTCGTGAAGCGCGTCGCATGATCGCCGACTACGTGATGACGCAAGCGGACTGCGAGGCTAAACGCCAGGCAAATGATCCAGTAGGGTTGGGCTCGTTCGGGATGGACTCCCATGTCGTGCAATTCTTTGTCAACGAAAAGGGCTTTGTGCGTCACGACGGTGTGATCTGGCATGTGCCACCGAAACCGTATGGCATTTCCTACCGATCGATTGTTCCTCGCATCGGCGAATGTGAAAACCTATTCTCTCCGATCTGCCTGTCGACGTCGCACGTGGCCCACGGTTCCATTCGCATGGAACCTGTGTTCATGACGCTGAGCGAAAGCGCAGCGATCGCTGCGAGTATCGCAATCAAGATGGACATTTCCGTTCAGGAAGTCCAGTACGCCGATCTTCGCCCGCACCTGGACGCAAGCAATCTGATCGTCCAGTGGAGCCAGAAGTCTCCAGCCGCAAAGGATCCACCCAAAATTGATTTGCCAAAGGTTGATTCGCCTAAGATTGATGGAAGCATTTTGGACGATACCGACGCGGTGCTCACCGGAGAATGGATCGAAAGCACTTTTGGCGACGGGTACGTCGGTGAGTCGTATTTGCACGACAACGATAGTGGCAAAGGTGACAAGAAGATTCGCTTTGAATGGACCGGTTTGAAAACGGGCCTGTACGACGTCGATATCGCTTACACTCCGTATCGCAACCGGGCCTGGAACGTTCCTGTTGTGATCCATCATGCCAACGGAGAATCCAAAGTCGTTGTCGATCAGAAACGCAAGCCCACCAACGGTGGTTGGCACTCCCTGGGGCGATTTGCGTTTTCGAGTCAACAGCCTGCCGTTGTCCAAATCAGCACTGAGGGGACCGATGGGTACGTGATCGCCGATGCGGTGCGAGTGGTCCGTGTTTCAGAACCAGATGCTTCAACTCATACTCCAGCGTCGGGTCTTGCAACGAAGCCAAACATCCTTGTTATCCTTGCGGATGACATGGGCATCGAGTGCCTTTCGGCTTATGGGGGGAAGCATGCGACGCCTAACATCGACGATCTTGCGGACCAAGGGATGCGATTCACCCATTGTTTTTCCAACCCCTTCTGTTCACCCTCGCGAGCGAGCCTCTTGACGGGACGCTACCCCTTCAAGAACGGACTGACGGATGTGCTTCACAGTCGGCGGCAAGAGAACATTTTTCTGTCGCCTGCCCAACCTAGTTTTGCTCGTCAGTTGAAGACGCAGGGTTATGCCACCGGCATCGCTGGCAAGTGGCACATGTCGTTGCTGCATCAACACAACACCGTCAACGCGTTCGGGTTTGATCAGTATCAAGTCTGGCAGATTTTCGACAGCCAGGGCAACAAGACGCGACGGTACTGGCAACCGCACACTAATCGAAACGGTTCGGTCGTTGCCGAGGAGGTTCATGATCGATATGGCCCCGACGTGGATGTCGAATTTCTAATGGAGTTCATCCAGGCGAGCGTCAGGCAGCATACGCCGTTTCTCGCGTACTTCGCGACCCCGCTGCCGCACTTCCCGTGGGAGCCAACGCCGGACTCAGAAGACCAGAGCTATCGCAAACCGCACAATGAACACAAAGGCGACCCCAAGTACTTTCCCGACATGGTGCAGTACCTGGACAAATGTGTTGGTCGGCTCCTGAGAACATTGCAGGACCAGGGCGTTGCCGATCGCACTGTTGTCTTCTTCTTGGCAGACAATGGCACCGACCGAGACCTGACCAACCTATGGGGCGACGAAAAAGCAATCCAAGGCGGCAAGGGTACGATGACCGATCGAGGCACTCATGTTCCCTTGATCGTGCGTTGGCCCGGTCATATCCCCGCAGGAACAATCTGTAAGGACATGGTCGATTTTTCGGACTTGCTTCCCACGCTTTGCGAGTTGTCCGGCGCGCCACTTCCGAGCGAGGGAATCCATGGCCGTAGCTTCTTGCCTCAGCTGCTTGGCAACCCTGGTAATCAGAGAGCATGGGTTCATGTTCAGCATCAAAACGCAAGGCACCTACGAAGCCAAGATTACATCTTGAACGACATCGGAGAATTCCGCCCGGTGGTCGAACTATGGGAGCCACCGGCACAGCCACTCGTGGACATCAAATCGGACGACATACGCACTGCACGTCAACAACTCCAGAACGCCTTTGACGAGTTGCAAAACGAAGATCACTGA
- a CDS encoding tetratricopeptide repeat protein, with the protein MLVILPPAGVSALSHHSPRRRSILLLLFAFVFFSSVHNHALSQDAADLPGKTVDSDADVAPAIRPVSDSIRPSMVTIRVEGRDRDQRGIGAGFVIDSDGLIATNSHVIGEGRAFTVERYAEDSTKTGEKLQVIAVEASDRNADLAIIRVRPGKDPLPALTLSTEPMADQGTRVLAFGNPLGLRDSVVEGIVSAVREIDGQPYLQLAMPTQPGNSGGPLVKFDGSVVGIVNMKSAIDDNLGFAIPVERLRDLMQSTNPITIDRWVRMGTIDPSVWMPLMGAQWVQRGGMISARGQGAGFGGRALVIRNEDTDQRPLEIAVDVRLNDPSGAAGLVFHSDGQDKHYGFYPSAGKLRLTCFKGPSVYSWEILDEVESSDFVPGQWNRLRVRLADERIECYVNDALVIQSADQQLTSGRVGLAKFRGTEPDFKAFRIGTDLSDAPIADETLRMLADISPPIQPAVTPDSEQLAQLAQASDAVNRTLRQRAAELRRNAEALEKLAGDVQQEKTLDQLSAVLQSEDPDRLVRATLVIAKLDNPEIDIDAYQQQFESMAGEIRGELAEDADDEAKRQALDRYLFVENGFHGGRAEYYHVANSHLNRVIDDREGLPITLSILYMDLGRRLGLDIQGIGLPGHFVAAHVSGDDQQLIDVFDGGELLSRDDARNMVRQFARRDLQEDDLRAQTDTEILTRVLSNLMGIATRSEDVESMLRYIEAIVHVNPDAADYRMMRAQLRAMTQRTSRALEDLQWLLDHEPPGIDLFRVQRMIDALDEPR; encoded by the coding sequence ATGCTGGTCATTTTGCCGCCCGCCGGAGTATCCGCGTTGTCTCACCACTCGCCCCGCCGCCGCAGCATCCTTTTGCTGTTGTTTGCGTTTGTGTTTTTTTCGTCCGTCCACAACCATGCGTTGTCACAGGATGCGGCCGACCTGCCAGGCAAGACGGTTGATTCCGATGCCGACGTTGCCCCCGCGATTCGTCCCGTCAGCGATTCGATTCGCCCATCCATGGTGACGATCCGAGTGGAAGGCCGTGACCGTGATCAGCGGGGAATCGGTGCCGGCTTTGTGATCGATTCCGACGGCCTGATCGCCACCAACTCGCACGTCATCGGGGAAGGACGCGCGTTCACGGTTGAACGTTACGCAGAGGACTCCACCAAGACCGGTGAGAAACTGCAAGTCATCGCGGTGGAAGCCTCGGATCGAAACGCCGATCTGGCCATCATCCGCGTTCGACCCGGAAAAGATCCACTGCCCGCGTTGACGCTTTCCACCGAGCCGATGGCCGATCAAGGAACGCGAGTGCTGGCGTTCGGCAATCCGCTGGGACTACGCGACAGCGTCGTGGAAGGCATCGTGTCTGCGGTTCGTGAAATCGACGGACAACCGTATTTGCAATTGGCCATGCCCACGCAACCGGGCAACAGCGGCGGCCCCCTGGTCAAGTTCGACGGATCGGTCGTTGGCATCGTGAACATGAAATCCGCCATCGATGACAACCTCGGTTTCGCGATCCCCGTCGAGCGTTTACGCGATTTGATGCAATCCACCAACCCGATCACGATCGACCGCTGGGTCCGAATGGGGACGATCGACCCAAGTGTTTGGATGCCGCTGATGGGGGCCCAATGGGTGCAACGCGGCGGCATGATTTCGGCGCGTGGCCAAGGAGCAGGATTTGGCGGCCGCGCTCTGGTGATCCGCAACGAAGACACCGATCAGCGACCGCTCGAAATCGCCGTGGATGTACGATTGAATGATCCGTCCGGCGCCGCGGGACTCGTGTTCCACAGTGACGGCCAAGACAAGCACTACGGGTTCTATCCCTCAGCGGGAAAGCTGCGTTTGACGTGTTTCAAAGGCCCATCGGTTTATTCCTGGGAGATTCTCGATGAAGTCGAATCGTCTGACTTTGTCCCCGGTCAGTGGAACCGATTGCGTGTTCGACTCGCCGATGAACGAATCGAGTGCTACGTCAACGACGCGTTGGTCATCCAGTCGGCCGATCAGCAGTTGACCAGTGGCCGCGTGGGCTTGGCCAAGTTTCGCGGCACTGAGCCGGATTTCAAAGCTTTCCGGATCGGAACCGACCTGAGCGACGCGCCGATCGCGGATGAAACGCTGCGAATGCTCGCCGACATTTCGCCACCGATTCAACCAGCCGTGACGCCTGACAGTGAGCAACTGGCGCAATTGGCTCAAGCCAGTGATGCGGTCAATCGCACCCTCAGACAACGTGCAGCCGAATTGCGACGAAACGCGGAGGCGTTGGAGAAATTGGCAGGAGACGTCCAGCAGGAAAAGACACTCGATCAGTTGTCTGCCGTCCTGCAAAGCGAGGACCCCGACCGCTTGGTTCGCGCAACCTTGGTGATCGCAAAGCTCGACAACCCCGAGATCGACATCGACGCCTATCAACAGCAATTTGAATCGATGGCCGGAGAGATTCGCGGTGAATTGGCGGAGGACGCTGATGATGAAGCGAAACGTCAAGCATTGGATCGCTATCTGTTCGTCGAAAACGGTTTTCACGGTGGTCGTGCCGAATACTATCACGTCGCCAATAGCCATCTCAATCGCGTGATCGATGATCGCGAAGGTCTGCCGATCACGCTGTCGATCCTCTACATGGACTTGGGCAGACGATTGGGATTAGACATCCAAGGCATCGGGCTTCCCGGGCATTTCGTCGCCGCGCACGTCAGCGGTGACGACCAACAACTCATCGATGTCTTTGATGGCGGCGAATTGCTTTCACGCGACGACGCCCGCAACATGGTCCGACAGTTTGCACGACGTGACTTGCAAGAGGATGACCTGCGCGCACAGACCGACACGGAGATCTTGACGCGTGTGCTGAGTAACTTGATGGGCATCGCGACCCGCAGCGAAGACGTCGAGTCAATGCTGCGGTACATCGAAGCGATCGTACACGTCAATCCAGACGCGGCGGACTATCGTATGATGCGAGCCCAACTCAGGGCAATGACACAGCGTACCAGTCGAGCGTTGGAGGACCTGCAATGGCTGCTGGACCACGAACCGCCCGGCATCGACCTGTTTCGTGTCCAACGCATGATCGACGCGTTGGATGAGCCGCGATGA
- a CDS encoding SRPBCC family protein, which produces MTDSSSIVHLHRVLRAPAERVYKAFLDADALCRWLPPYGFLGKIDRFDARVGGSYHMTFTNFENGHSHSFESKFVDLVPHQRIRVADKFDDPGWAADMTKTITLRTVSCGTELEILHEGLPEFIPAEMCYLGWQESLIQLAHLVEHEMPRDTETPA; this is translated from the coding sequence ATGACTGATTCATCGAGCATCGTCCACCTGCATCGCGTGCTGCGTGCCCCTGCCGAACGTGTCTACAAGGCATTTCTAGATGCCGATGCCTTGTGCCGGTGGCTGCCGCCGTACGGTTTTCTCGGAAAAATTGACCGATTTGACGCCCGAGTTGGCGGCAGCTACCACATGACATTCACCAACTTTGAGAATGGCCATAGTCACAGCTTTGAAAGCAAGTTCGTCGATCTCGTTCCCCATCAACGCATTCGCGTGGCCGACAAATTCGATGACCCGGGTTGGGCGGCCGATATGACCAAGACGATCACATTGCGAACGGTAAGCTGTGGTACCGAACTGGAGATTTTGCACGAGGGACTCCCCGAGTTCATCCCCGCTGAAATGTGCTATCTCGGCTGGCAAGAGTCTCTCATCCAATTGGCACATCTTGTCGAACACGAGATGCCGCGCGATACAGAAACGCCCGCGTAG